cacagatACTGTCATAGTGATTAAAGGGGAAATGTCAGAGTCATTACAGCTGGAACCATGCAGCTAACCTGGATGAGCTCCAAGGACAAAATGCTCTTTGATAAAGTAAATGACAAAGTTTTGGTGTTTAACAGCTAGCTTCTACAAGACCTCACTCTAATGGAAACTATGAAGCTACAAGATGTGTGGGGAGCGAGAAATTAGCCATGAAGCTGAAACTTTTTTCAGAAGgagctgctgtggagctgcttaaaatatttttcagacatttttctcAAGGAACCATTTCCCGTTTTTTTCTCTGGGGCTGCGATGATACAACAAACACACTTCACAGTTGAGTTTCGTACAAGGTGAGGATTTGTTGGAGCAAATGTTTTGGCTAGAACCAGCAGTGAGTCACATCACCAACATCATCACTAGCATATGACATCGGAACCATTTCCAGCCATTGCCTCAGATAGGTCACtgtgttcaataatttagtatGGCATGGAGCTTCACATGTATGCAACATACATCCTGCAGGGAGActtctgaaaaaaaatattaacacacacacacacaatgcaaacacacatacaggatGTGTCAAGGTTGGAGTTTCTTAATCAGCATTTGCAGGTTGTGTTGTATCAAACAAGTATAACAGGAACTTCTGGATGACTGCGAACACGTGGCTGCTTTGTCGCTTCTCAGCTCAAACAAAATGAACAATGAGCTTGAATGATAGCTTGAATTAAAACCATTTCAAAAAACGAATATTTTAGAAACCAGCAGCAGATATGTGTCATGTTAAACCGTCATTTTACAGGTCAAGAGCAGTCCATCAATGTGACCTTTGTTCTCCTTACAGCTAGCTACAAGTCATGTTGGTATTAAGATTGTAAATGTCCCTGCTCCAATTAGAGTACATAATTGTGGATGAGAGACAGCTACGTGTCTACATGTTCAGTTCACTTATAACTTTTGATTAAAAGGCTGACAAGCAGTTTGTTGCCCTAGTTCATGGTGAATCAGTAACAGTCTCAGGACTCCGCAAGATACAGCACAGTCATCCTGACAGGCCATGTTTTTCACAACGACGTCCCACAGAGCACATCAAAACAAAACgaaagaggaaaaatgtaaaaacttgcCTCGGCACAGAAAAGTCCATGTGACCACGCTGGCGTGCATCTTTAATCCACAAGGAGACAGGGTGTGAAGGAATGAGTGATGTTTTCTCAGCATGGTAAGAGAAAGGAACAGAACAGTTTCTCTGACTCTCTCCCACACCTCCTTTGTctgacatccatccatccatcggGCCAACCATCTCATTTGCCTGCCTGCATGTTCCCTGGGTGGAAGGAACCTCTCACAGCGACGCAGCACTTCTCAGACCCTGCCCTGAGCTCGGATCACATGACGAGGGCgggacacacacgcagacacacacacacacacagacacacacagacagagtcaCATGATCTTTCAACAACAGAGCTTTTGTTCCAAGTAACTGGGGCTGCCTTGTGCCCTGCCCTCAAccaacacacacgtgcacacacacaccagtgacaCAAAAAGCTAATTCATTACTTGATATCAATTTAGCCTATTCACACGTCACTCTCAACACAACTTGGTTGTTTTAGCGTTGTAGttcttttatattatttctctCAGGACTCAATATTCAGTACATTAGTTGTAAGGCTGGTTCCTTGTGACCGCAGTTCCCTGAAGGGTCTAGGATATGAAATGTTAAATGGTCTGGGTCAAAACAAGGCTCATACATCTGAAATGTTCCTTTAAACAATATAAACTAGACTAAAAATGAGAGCAGTGAATGGTAAAAAGAATGCAAAGGGAATAGATGCAGTAACAAGCAGAGACATTGTTTATGATGTACACATGAAATCaatgcagcatctctctcacaTCATTCTTGACCTCATAATGTTTCCCATGGAGATTAAAGAAATTCATGACACTTGACCTAATTTTTCATTATACATGTCAAACCGCAGCTAGTATCTGTATCAGGTTTCAATAGAGCTGTTATCTATCTTCAGCACagagcactcacacacaacccTGTCGACCCCACAAAAACCTTCAGACCACAGTTCAACTGCTGGGTCAGACTGCAGAATCTACCGCCTGAGCAAAAGGCAGACAGGTCAATCATTCACCAGCACAAAGTAGAGATTCTACTATACAGGTCGGGGTCGACAACCTGGTGAATATATATTGTGGCTGAACTTGAAGACATCGATGATTTATCTTTAAAGATATTCGTAAAGATGTCATTGGAAACTACACCGTCTACTTGTATAACATGGAACTTTGCAACATTCACAAACCAACAGAAGGATTTCCTACTAGATGATAGCTGATTGGGGAAAAGGATTGTGATTGCCCACAGCACTGTGGCCTTGCATTGGTTTTCtctgacttcctcccacagtccaaagacacgCATATTTGGGTGAGGTTAAAGCTGTTAAACTGTACTGGGTTATACTGAGAGGTGTTCCTACTATTTTGATAAACATAATAGTCATGGGATGGACACATTATTAGCAACAACTCTCAATATAACCCAGCTCAGGTATttactatcattattataataaatataactcAGCAGTGATGTGGACATTAGAGGGTGACTGGATGACAGAATATCATACTGAACTGAGTCAGACAACAGGCACAGCACTGGACATTTAAAATACTCAAAAGGCtctatcaaatatttttttgatgAACAAGTATTTTGACATCTCAAACTAGAATACACTAAATCACATGCACATCAAGCAGAGGGACCTGTTTGTACAAGCTTTATTCAAGGAGCTCTTAACAAAGTCTTAGCATGTTGACTGGCTGCCACCAGCATCTCTGGCCTACTTCTCACCACCTGTTACCATATCACACTATAGCATTGCTCTCTCTACTTACTCAGCGGGACCAGTGTGAGTTCAGCATGTTGACACTAATCTGGTTTGCTCGTGTTAATACCTGAGACACATGAAAAACAGGTAACGAGGTCAGAGGCACAATCAAAGTTGGCTCCTGATGATAACCCTCTGCTCTCAGCCGCAGTTCGTCCTGGTGACACATGAGCCACTGACTGGACACGAACCTGCGGTGAAACACAACATGCACCACCAGCAGCCACTGTGCCTCCGGTACCTCTGCTCCTCAGTGCACCTCCTGTCAGCAATGCATGATCACCACACTCCTGCTGTTCAGTTATTCACCAGCACTACAACCTGCTGTTCACAAGTGCTGTGCAGAGCACGTCGCACTCATGACCAACAAACTGACAGTTGACATGAACTTAGCTAGCGTTAGCACGCTGGTTTAGCATTGCGAGCAAAACGAGCTGTCACAGAAAGCAACGCGACAAACCATGTGGCTAATGTTTGCTAGTCGCGTAGCGTCACTTACCGGCTAACACCGTtagcttcttcttcctcctaaCGAGAACAAAGTTCGTTGACACGGAGCAGCCTGACGTTAGCCGTGGCTAATGGGAGTTTGCTCCGTGCGTGTGACATCCAGGaacccctctcctcctcctcctcgtcctcccccTGTTCTCGACCCTCAGCCGGAGGAGTCCCGCCGCCGCTGCGTGTGTTCGGGTCGCGGAGCCCCGGTGGAGCCCGCAGGCAGACGGACCGTGTGAAGAGCCCGCTGCTCCCGGAGCTTCACGCGGGACAGAGTGCGGAGGAGAAGCCGAGACTGAGTCCACTTGGTTCCTCCGCTTGTTAGGGCAAATAAAACTCGTGACGTCACGTCGAATCATAAACAACCAGCGCTCCACAGAGTAAacgcccccccccacacacacacacacacacttaactttcatgtgttttgttttttaatagaaatccatgttcagattttaaaagaaTTGGTTTCTTGCTTTTCTTTACTTAAAGTGCATCGAGGTTAATGATCGTGAGGATCAGAAGTTACTCATTGAAAACTAGACAATCAAATAAGAAGTGATCTGTCTCCTTTAGGTGGTCAATAAACTAGATATTCACTGTGAGCAGATAATACCAAACACTGCAAAACTGAGTCAGGGTTtatacatctttttatttaaagtgccTATGTAGACACAATCATGACAACAGATACACCGCAATTAAATGAAACTAAgcaaaaaaaatgcattcaagTTAATTATGATTATATGTCGTTCAGCTACAATTATAAAACAAAGCATCTGGTACTCTGAGAACTGGAGGGATGATACggttaaataaaatgatctAATGAAAAGGTACAAATCAACTTGTATGAAATTTAACCTACTTGTGATCTGTCTATCAATCTTttgtcacagaaaataaatacagacaataacacaaaacagaaaatagatATGCACCAAATTATGGGCAATCTAAATGTATGTTTGCCTTCAAAGCAAATATTAACATTAGTGTAACAGTCTTCACTTGTGTTTAAGTTGTTTTCTGCTATAACTGAATCAATTACTATAAAAAATAGTGTCTCAGTGAAAGTATAGTGGTTGTAAATGACCTTAAACCAGAGTTTACAGACACAACTGCTCCTGGCTTCTACTCTTCCaccctctctcatctctcccctcttttccacccacctctgtCCCCCATTTTTCCctccgctcaccccaaccagtcgaggcagatggcctcCCACTCTGAGTCTGGTTTATCCCCATTATGTTGACTTTTTTCTCCGTCTCCATCTCTCAAGATAGTGATGCCTGCAACTTCCTTTGAACAATGACAAAAGTGATGAAAAAACATATCTGGTTCGGGATAATTTCAGCTGGATAGTTGCAAGCCCTCATAGAAATGAACCTGTAAATATTGTGAGGACAACACTTTTAACAACGACAAACCACTTCCACTGCCTATTGACTTTTGTCCCATTCATGAAAAGCTTTGCAACAGTGGCACCTAGAGGACAAGAGACGTTATGGGAATCAATTCACAAAAACTAACACAGACTGAACAGTAACAGAACAGAAAGGAAACAGTGTAATACTTTTTCAGAAAGGAGACTTAAGTTAGTTAAACCTGTGGCTATAGTTCTCTTCACGTTGTTTTCATGTGGATCATCATCATCGGGGCCTGACTGACAGAGAGGCTAGAGCTGCAGAAGGCACACTGTCTGTCCGGTCACGACTGGGCTGTCACCACCACCATCGTCGTCTCTGTGCTGCCTGCAAAAGAAACACACCCATttgaataatataaatatatttgtttcatttacaCAGCTTTATGATTTTGCACTTATCTTAAGAGTTTAAATAAGTAGAATGGACATTTGTCACAAATCCGTGTAGCCTCGATAACTTGCATTATGGTACTTATACTTTCTGGAATAATCAGTTTCATCGAGCTGTCTGATAATGCTACTTATCCTAAAGATGTCCATTCTACCATCTCTAGTTCTACAAAGACAGCTGTATTTATCGTTGTGCTGCTTTTCAACTGGTTACCTTCTTAACTGTACTATTACATCACTGAGCAGCTTTTTACAGTCCAGACAGACACCTCTGGCTCTGTGGACACAGGCAGAAATACATCTGGTCAGAGCCACACACACCGCAGACTCAGAttatctgttttctttaaaatggaTGAAGTGAACAGCGGTAATGTGAATATCAAATTAGCAAAATGTATTATGTGTTTCAATGTGATGCGTAACTTACATTTATCTTCATGAATAACCTCACAGACTGCAATGTGTGTTTtggcaatgtttttttctgtatataGCATATCTATACTTTTCTCCCCATGacttaaaatatcagaaaattgCAAATAAAAATGGATGCACTTAATATTTTTACATCTGATGCTCAGTCTATGTGTTTCATCACACCAGCCATCACGAAGCATTCATTTATAAGTCCTTAGTAGTCATTAAAGATAAATGTCAGCTGAGCACAAGAGAAACACAGGTTGAATAAATGTTCTGCTTGGCCTACACAGTTTTTTGGGAGACTGGGCCTGTATCCCCTCTGAAACCTTCATTTAACACTACAGTCAGGTTTGAGTTCATGTTGGAAAGCGGATCATCTTTGTAAACTTTTTATGACGTTGTTGAAACATATTAACCCATGCTTGTCATTACTTGAGTGAAGTAAGTAGTTATTAGTTACACTACGAGTCAGTGTGTCTTTACTGTGTTACTACTGACTGAAAGTTTTCATGTCAAACAATTTTGTCTTCCTGGTTTAATGTAATGAAAATAGCCCACCtattttgcattaaaatgtCAATGCAAACCATATAATAGGACATTTTAAGTATTTATCAACAATTGTAAATTTACATAAGACAGGTTTTATGTCATTACAACAGTATTTGACTATATTGtcattcatttctgtttatCCTCCAACATGTGATGTCCACATGAGGcttaacacaaaataaaagaatgtatAGCTGCTTACAGCTACATTACAATCTTCCAGACACAGTACTTACCTCAGTGAATTATTTTTCAAGCATTGTCTAGTACAAGCTCTAACAATGTGTAATATCtctgaaatctgaaaaacagaGTTAAAGGTACATTATCTCTATTTGACATCCCTCTTTGGGATGATAACATTTCAGCACAGTCCAGCCATTACTGATTGGTTCATTATTTCCAAGCCCCAACAATTCCCAGTTAATTATTAAACTGTACTGTGCTGACTTCCTTGCCTTAGATTTAACAAACCAAGATAAATATATTTGGTAATTTACAGGTAAGGCTAAAATAGGTATGGGGTGTTCAAAAACTCAAAGACTGGCAGCCTGTGTGTTCTTACTTTGTCCCTCCACGTCCGACACCACCTCCATGGCCACATGTGTTATATCCACTGCTCCCTCACTGACCAGCTCCTCTTCTAAAGCAGCCAGTGGCATCACCTCCTCTCCAGCTGAGGGAGCAGAGTGGCAGGAGTGGCAGTGTGCTTCCTCATGTGCTGGAGCCTCTGATGCAGATTCTGgttcagcagcagaaagaacTTCTAGATCCGCTGTGGTTGAGGCTGCAGCCAGCTGAGCCGTGTCCACGACTGCCACagcttcactgtgtgttgaCACCATTTCATCTCCGTCCTCTGCTGATGCTTCATCTGTTGTTTCTGCGGCCGGTGTTATCTCCACTGGTGACGTCTCATTCAGTGGAGCAGCTTCTGCAGCGGTGTTGGCCTCTTCAGCAGCTGTTATGTCCTCTGATGTAGCTTCTTCCACAGAGGCTTCAGCAGGTGAAACGTCCTCAGTTGTATCTCCAGGTGAGGCCTCTGATGCAGCTTCTTCCACAGAGGCTTCAGCAGGTGAAACGTCCTCAGCTGTATCTCCAGGTGAGGCCTCTGATGCAGCTTCTTCCACAGAGGCTTCAGCAGGTGAAATGTCCTCACCTGTAACTTCAGATGCAGTTTCTTCCACAGAGACTTCAGTGGGTGAAATGTCCTCAGCTGTAACTTCAGGTGAGGCCCCTGTAGAAGAGACAGCTTCCTCTGGAGCAGCTTCAGGGCCTGGCACCTCATCCTCATCGCTGACCTCTCCCACCTCCACTCCATGGCCTGAAACCTCACCTTCCCCTGGAGGAGATGCAGttgcttcctcctctgcaggagCAGGAGTCTCCTCAGTCATCCCCTCTTCAGCAGATGGAGCTTCAGCCACTTCCTCATGAGCACCAGCCTCTGCAGACTTCAGCTCCTCCACGATCACTACTTCAGCTGCCTCCTCAGCTGCTTCCTTTGATACCACCTCTGTGGTCACTTCCACCACCTCCAGGGTGGGTTCCGAATCTTTTCCATCCTCCTCTATTTGTCGGACAGATTTCACCAGACTCGTCTCACCAACAGAAGCGGCTGCGATATCAACTGTGGAGCCAGCCAAGATCTTCACAGCTGTGAGCAGATCTGGCAGAGACTCTGAAATAGGGAaggagaacaggaagtgatggcATGAGTTGAATTGTATCTGATATACACAGTAACGTATTTGCACATATACATATCTACTTACCTAGAGCAGAAGTCTATCACTGGACAGTCTACGTTCACCACAGCTTCAGGAAATGCTCTACAGGAAGATATCTGCCCAGTTCATGCTCCTACTTTTCAAAAGTGTCCTGAGACAGTAACAATCTCAGATACAGAACATCCTGTGAGCAAGCTTAACACTTTAAATTGACAGCACTGACTTTCAAAATAAGGTACCCAACAAATTACTCGCAAAACTCTGGATGGACACATTTCAATGATGTTCAGTTTTTAGTAACAATGCATTTATGATTTGCTAGATACAGTAGTAAACAATGTACTGGGAGTCACAGGTATGGTTTGTCACTCATCTGTCACTCAACCCTGGCAAACCACCAGGACATCCTAAAAATGAACACTAATCTTGGATTAGTCTTAAACTGTCTGAGGCAGCTTTGAACTGCACAATGCAAAAAAAGGGATACAAGTCTGTGATTCAACTATGAACTTATAAAGAAATCATTCAAGCTGTAAACATTAGTAAAGGTGAGGCAGTTCTAGGATACAGTATCGTGTATCAGGCAGAACAATTCTTGAAATCTTAGTTTTCCCCACTTGAATGCAAAGGAGCATGAACATGGCACAAGGATTTTTCAGGAAAGAGAATCTCTACAAAGAGGGAGTTTCTATATCTACAGAATAATTCAGTTAACATTTCACATtcatctaaataaaaatgtgttgaatgtATGCAAGTCATAAATTAGCCCTAGACACATGAGATAATGTTTGGACAAAACCTGCCAACATTTACATGCAGGTAAAAATATCATTTATGCATACATGCcccacacaataaaaaaagagtgACTTCAAACTTATGTATCATCCAGTGATGCTTTATTCTTTGAACACTTATATTTGTTAATGATAATGACAACTTTCAATGCTCAGACACAGAAGTGAATCTATTCTCTTTTCAATAGTGTTCCCTGAAAGATTAGTATCAGTTACAGAGACCAGACGGAGCAGGAGAGTCTTCAAAACACTTAGAAAATGGCCTTCTGAGAAAAGATCTCATCATGATGCAGATACATGAAAGCGCAGCTATAGACATAACTAATGAACGCAATTatggaaatatttgaaaaaagaaaaaaaagaaagaaaatcacattcTAAAAAGGagagaatatcttaaactctgaggggaaaaaaacaaaacagttccATAGGAGTCAAGAATGGCTGGAGAAGAAACACGGACTGGTTTTGGTCACACTTCAGGGTGAAAGAGTTAAATGTGAATGAAACAAGTCGACTTCCTGATCCATCTCCCTACTGTCTGCACACTAACCCTGATCCAAGTAAAAAGATTCATGCAACATTCTGTAGCTGGAAGTAAGTGCTTGCTGAGCAGAGGAAAGTCAAGTGCAAAGgaaactgaaagaaacaaaactaTTTCAGACGGTTAAGGCCACTTAAAAGATCATTTTACAAAAGAACATTGGTTACCGACTCTGTTCACTCCCTTATATCACCTGCTTCAACACCATCATCTGTACAGTAGCCAAACCATAATGTGAATCAGCTCTGCGCTTTTGAAGTGAATTCCTATAGAAAGTGACTTTTCCAAATTGAATCTGTTCAGGCAGCCTGATGCAGAATGTTATGGTTTGGCTCTAAAAGTTGGGGGGAGGTCAAGGGAAGAAAGGCCCAAGAAAACTGGACTGATGAACCCCAAACTGTTATTCACTCACTGACTGAAGTGAAAACTGAACAATGTTTTTACCTCTTTACTGAAACAGGGGTTCATgggtcgttttttttcctgggcCCAGAGAGGTGGGACACAGCACAGCTAACCTAACCCTCCTTTCAGGCCGAACTATAACGAGCCTTCAGAGCATTAAGCAGCCACCTCTGCAGCAGGGGCTGCCTCAGCCTCAAGGGCTGCAGGTGCAGTCTCTGCCTCAGCGGGTGGGACTTCAACTACAACAGCCGTACCATCACTCTCTGCTGCAGGGGCTTCCGTTACTGGGGCCTCTGTTGCGGGGGCCTCGACGGCTTCTGTTGCGGGTGCCTCAGCTGCGGGGGCCTCGACGGCTTCTGTTGCGGGTGCCTCAGCTGCGGGGGCCTCGACGGCTTCTGTTGCGGGTGCCTCGACGGCTTCTGCTGCGGGGGCCGCTGCGGCTTCTGCTGCGGGTTCCTCGGCTGCGGGGGCCGCTACGGCTTCTGCGGCTTCTGCTGCGGGTTCCTCGGCTGCGGGGGCCTCTGCGGCTTCTGCTGCAACTTCCGGAACAGCTTCAGGGACGGCCTCTGCAGGTGGAGATGGGGCAGCTTCTTCTGTGGCCGCTGGCTCTGCTGGAGCCTCGATAACAACCACCTCAGCAGCGGCCTCTGCTGCTACCTCTGCAGGAGCGGGAACAGACTCGGCTGCTGCGGCCTCCTCCACTGGGGCGGGTTCAGGTGCAGGAGCTGCTGCCTCAGCTGAAGAGGAACAGAAACACGTGAACGTAACATTCTTTGACATCTCTGTAACTTGTTACATGCACCTGATGTAATGAAAATGAGAGCTTGGAAATGTTTTCTGGAC
This is a stretch of genomic DNA from Paralichthys olivaceus isolate ysfri-2021 chromosome 8, ASM2471397v2, whole genome shotgun sequence. It encodes these proteins:
- the LOC109627316 gene encoding fibrous sheath CABYR-binding protein-like isoform X1; the protein is MFCRRAWQRVGPLARKVLRPTSRNAPVRHMAFGIPGGSTNMTYFLLCGGGLTAAVVYAYKTVNGESERPEDKLADIGSLAKAEAAAPAPEPAPVEEAAAAESVPAPAEVAAEAAAEVVVIEAPAEPAATEEAAPSPPAEAVPEAVPEVAAEAAEAPAAEEPAAEAAEAVAAPAAEEPAAEAAAAPAAEAVEAPATEAVEAPAAEAPATEAVEAPAAEAPATEAVEAPATEAPVTEAPAAESDESLPDLLTAVKILAGSTVDIAAASVGETSLVKSVRQIEEDGKDSEPTLEVVEVTTEVVSKEAAEEAAEVVIVEELKSAEAGAHEEVAEAPSAEEGMTEETPAPAEEEATASPPGEGEVSGHGVEVGEVSDEDEVPGPEAAPEEAVSSTGASPEVTAEDISPTEVSVEETASEVTGEDISPAEASVEEAASEASPGDTAEDVSPAEASVEEAASEASPGDTTEDVSPAEASVEEATSEDITAAEEANTAAEAAPLNETSPVEITPAAETTDEASAEDGDEMVSTHSEAVAVVDTAQLAAASTTADLEVLSAAEPESASEAPAHEEAHCHSCHSAPSAGEEVMPLAALEEELVSEGAVDITHVAMEVVSDVEGQKPEVSVWTVKSCSVM
- the LOC109627316 gene encoding fibrous sheath CABYR-binding protein-like isoform X2, producing MFCRRAWQRVGPLARKVLRPTSRNAPVRHMAFGIPGGSTNMTYFLLCGGGLTAAVVYAYKTVNGESERPEDKLADIGSLAKAEAAAPAPEPAPVEEAAAAESVPAPAEVAAEAAAEVVVIEAPAEPAATEEAAPSPPAEAVPEAVPEVAAEAAEAPAAEEPAAEAAEAVAAPAAEEPAAEAAAAPAAEAVEAPATEAVEAPAAEAPATEAVEAPAAEAPATEAVEAPATEAPVTEAPAAESDESLPDLLTAVKILAGSTVDIAAASVGETSLVKSVRQIEEDGKDSEPTLEVVEVTTEVVSKEAAEEAAEVVIVEELKSAEAGAHEEVAEAPSAEEGMTEETPAPAEEEATASPPGEGEVSGHGVEVGEVSDEDEVPGPEAAPEEAVSSTGASPEVTAEDISPTEVSVEETASEVTGEDISPAEASVEEAASEASPGDTAEDVSPAEASVEEAASEASPGDTTEDVSPAEASVEEATSEDITAAEEANTAAEAAPLNETSPVEITPAAETTDEASAEDGDEMVSTHSEAVAVVDTAQLAAASTTADLEVLSAAEPESASEAPAHEEAHCHSCHSAPSAGEEVMPLAALEEELVSEGAVDITHVAMEVVSDVEGQSSTETTMVVVTAQS